In Actinoplanes lobatus, the DNA window CGTAGCGGGCGGCGATGCGGCGGCCCAGCGCCACCGTCTGCGGGCCGCGCAACTCGTCCGGCAATTCGTCGGCGGGCAGCCGGAATCCGCCGTGCCAGCGCAGCGGCAACCCGAGAGCACGTAGATGCCCTTCGTACGCCGTACCGCGGAATGAGGGGTCGGCGACGACGGCCGCGACGTCGCCGCTGAGGGTGAGACGATCGTGGATCTGCGTTTCGACGTAGTCGTCGAGGGCCCGGCCGGCCCGCGTGCGGGGCGCGCCGAGCGCGGCCACCCACGCGTCTACGCTGCTCGCGCTCACTCCCAGAGCGTTTCCGGTACGGGTGACCTGCGCGAGAAGCCCCTCCCAGACGGCGCCGAACGCGCCCGCCGTGCCCAGGATGTCCGGTTCGGTGTGGCTGTCGCCGAGGCTGAACGTGGCCCGCCGCAGGCAGTGCGAGCGCAGTTCGAGATGGCAGCTGCCGAACCGTGGCGCCGCCCCGTCGGGATGCCCGGCCAGGTTGAGCGCCCCGTAGACGGGCCGGCTGCCGCTGTCGCCGAACATGCGCTGTTCCCAGCGGGGCCGGTCGCCGCCGAGCCCGCCGTTGGAGATGCCGGTCTCGTACCGGGTGCGGTAGACGCCGTCCACGGCGAGGTGCTCGATCACCGTGCGGCCGTCGGCGAGCGGCCGGTCCGGGTGGAAGTTGACCGTGATCGGCGCGCCCGGCACCGGCCCGCCGGACGGAAAAAGCGCCCGCACGTGGGCGAGCGCTTTTTCCCCGGGCGTGGTCATGGCCGCTATTTGGCGGCGATCGTGTCGGTGGCCAGCAGGAGCAGCAGCAGCGAGCCGAGCGCCACCCGGTAGAAGATGAAGATGCTGTACGAGTGCTTGGACACGAACTTGAGCAGCCACGTCACCGACGCGTAGGCGACCACGAAACTGACCACGGTCGCGACGATCGTGTTGGTCCAGCCGACACCGGCGGCGATCCGGTCGGCCTCGCTGACGCCCTGCAAGATTGATGCGCCGGTCAGCGCCGGGATCGACAGGAAGAACGACAGTTTCGTCACGGTCACCCGGTCGATGTCGCGCAGTAGGCCGGCCGACATGGTGGCGCCGGAGCGGGAGATGCCGGGGATCAGCGCCATGCACTGCACGGTGCCGATGACCAGCGTGTCCTTCCATGTGACGTCGTCCTGATGGCGGACCTGGGTGGCGGCGTGGTCGGCGAACGCCATCACCCCGGACCACAGGATCAGCGCCCCGGCGACGAACCACAGGCTGCGCAGGGTGCCCTCGATGGCGTCCTTGAACAGCAGCGCCGCGATCACGATCGGGATGGAGCCGAGCAGCACCGCCAGGCCGAACTTGAAGTCGATGTGTTCCCGGTGAGACTTGTTGAACAGGCCCTTGAAGAAGGCGGGCACCACCCGGGCGATGTCCTTGCGCAGGAACAGGATGGTGGCGAGCACCGCACCCGACTGGATGATCACCGTGAAGGCGGTGATGTCCGGGTCGTCGATGGTGTGGCCGAACAGCTTCTCCAGGATCGTCAGGTGCCCTGTGCTGGACACCGGGAGGAACTCGGTGACACCCTCGACCGCGCCGAGGATGATCGCCTCGACGAGACTCATTTCCGTGCTCAAAACACCCGCCCGCT includes these proteins:
- a CDS encoding undecaprenyl-diphosphate phosphatase, producing the protein MSLVEAIILGAVEGVTEFLPVSSTGHLTILEKLFGHTIDDPDITAFTVIIQSGAVLATILFLRKDIARVVPAFFKGLFNKSHREHIDFKFGLAVLLGSIPIVIAALLFKDAIEGTLRSLWFVAGALILWSGVMAFADHAATQVRHQDDVTWKDTLVIGTVQCMALIPGISRSGATMSAGLLRDIDRVTVTKLSFFLSIPALTGASILQGVSEADRIAAGVGWTNTIVATVVSFVVAYASVTWLLKFVSKHSYSIFIFYRVALGSLLLLLLATDTIAAK
- a CDS encoding DUF3626 domain-containing protein, with protein sequence MTTPGEKALAHVRALFPSGGPVPGAPITVNFHPDRPLADGRTVIEHLAVDGVYRTRYETGISNGGLGGDRPRWEQRMFGDSGSRPVYGALNLAGHPDGAAPRFGSCHLELRSHCLRRATFSLGDSHTEPDILGTAGAFGAVWEGLLAQVTRTGNALGVSASSVDAWVAALGAPRTRAGRALDDYVETQIHDRLTLSGDVAAVVADPSFRGTAYEGHLRALGLPLRWHGGFRLPADELPDELRGPQTVALGRRIAARYGEQVLDAALLGRAARDGDDPQLIKYLWHILVIKGRPA